The proteins below come from a single Triticum aestivum cultivar Chinese Spring chromosome 5D, IWGSC CS RefSeq v2.1, whole genome shotgun sequence genomic window:
- the LOC123125537 gene encoding uncharacterized protein yields MTSTGFCCEKSSPTAWNKPDPVPLAVLPRLNTAPAAPADSNAGSGCGQHVGCASPGRPEADKRRRRQASLTRLRLGSALPDRTPCPSRMSTLEQNVFPFNPWDPHLFLLPLQLLQSATHLQPKTASQLVKLSAITGNSQGHYGRDVWSFYFGCFSQAHCIGA; encoded by the exons ATGACGTCGACCG GTTTCTGCTGCGAGAAGAGTTCACCAACAGCTTGGAACAAACCAGATCCCGTCCCTCTAGCGGTGCTCCCGCGGCTGAATACTGCCCCTGCTGCGCCGGCGGACTCAAATGCTGGCTCCGGGTGCGGTCAGCATGTTGGTTGCGCTAGCCCCGGGAGGCCGGAGGCCGACAAGCGCCGGCGACGGCAGGCTTCTCTGACGAG GTTACGCCTTGGGAGTGCACTGCCGGACAGAACGCCGTGTCCATCTAGGATGAGCACCTTAGAGCAGAATGTTTTCCCTTTTAACCCATGGGATCCCcatctcttcctcctccctcttcAACTTCTTCAATCTGCAACACATCTGCAGCCCAAGACTGCCTCGCAGCTCGTCAAATTATCAGCCATCACGGGCAACAGCCAGGGTCATTACGGCCGTGACGTCTGGTCCTTCTACTTTGGATGTTTTAGCCAAGCCCACTGTATTGGAGCATAG
- the LOC123120924 gene encoding zinc finger MYM-type protein 1-like, translating to MLPKKHLSGCEKRNNKKRVDKLIKSQEGAMDMFVLRTGAATNSEQLYITNGEEKPDDTKNAVEENHVEKNNAAENDADQHTENFSDHENLGNADEQGSSFDIYDPRTWNILDNKSRDILIEKGPIREYNLVFPEDEISGRHFSYDYYTRKLRNGEFSDRRWLVYSKHVNKVYCFCCKLFKSGKSKSLLASEGLKDWRHLSEKLKLHENSVEHITNMNTWNEVRLRLSKKETIDKDMQQEIAREKERWRLVLIRIVAAVKFLAKHSLAFRGSNEKLYQDNNGNFLGVIEMMAEFDPVMQEHLRRIKNSEIHHHYLGHNIQNELISLLGRTVKYSLLRIIKDARYFSVILDCTPDVSHQEQMTLIVRCVNMSSTTTKIEEFFLEFLKVDDTSGLGLYNVLIDSLKSVGLDVKDVRGQGYDNGSNMKGKHQGVQSRLLETNPRALFMPCACHSLNLTLSDMAKSCGKAVTFFGVVQRIYILFSSSTKRWQLLLDHVPKMTVKSLCNTRWESRIKSVQAIRYQAPELRKALLELKRTSTDDAKTKSDAKSLASALEKFEFLLGMVIWHDILFTVNMVSKKLQSKFVCIDVTLKQIEGAISYFKKYRNDGFATSLDIARSIAIDMGVQPLFPVKRRITRKRQFDEISGNDENNQNEETQASEVESFRVKYFLVMIDVAIASLTTRFEELKTFGSIFGFLFNSKELKSLGDNDLRRCCTNFVNKFTHGKSADVDLDDFVSELKVLQMTLPNTFMSADQIFEFVRDADCYLNVSIAYRILLTVPVTVASAERSFSKLKLLKNYLRSTMSQERLNGLAMCCIEKNMLDSIDLDTLIDDFASKNARKSRFT from the coding sequence ATGTTACCTAAAAAACATCTATCTGGCTGTGAGAAaagaaacaacaagaaaagagtaGACAAGTTGATTAAATCTCAGGAAGGCGCTATGGATATGTTTGTCTTGAGGACTGGTGCTGCTACAAATTCAGAGCAATTATATATCACAAATGGTGAAGAAAAACCTGATGATACTAAGAATGCCGTTGAGGAAAATCATGTCGAGAAAAATAATGCTGCGGAAAATGATGCCGATCAGCACACGGAAAATTTTAGTGACCATGAGAATCTTGGAAATGCAGATGAGCAGGGTTCTTCTTTTGATATATATGATCCTAGAACTTGGAATATTCTTGACAATAAATCAAGAGATATTCTCATTGAAAAAGGACCTATAAGGGAATACAATCTTGTGTTTCCCGAAGATGAAATTAGTGGCAGGCATTTTTCATATGATTACTACACAAGAAAGTTAAGGAATGGCGAGTTCAGTGATCGGAGGTGGTTAGTGTACTCTAAACACGTGAATAAAGTCTACTGCTTTTGTTGCAAATTGTTTAAATCTGGAAAAAGCAAAAGTCTGCTAGCATCCGAGGGATTGAAGGATTGGAGACATCTTAGTGAGAAGCTCAAATTGCATGAGAATAGTGTTGAGCATATCACTAACATGAATACTTGGAATGAGGTAAGGCTGAGGCTAAGTAAGAAGGAAACAATTGATAAAGACATGCAACAAGAGATTGCAAGGGAGAAGGAGCGATGGAGACTTGTTTTAATTAGAATTGTTGCTGCTGTGAAATTTCTTGCTAAACATAGTCTGGCTTTTCGAGGATCGAATGAGAAATTATATCAAGATAACAACGGAAATTTTTTGGGAGTAATTGAAATGATGGCAGAATTTGATCCTGTAATGCAAGAGCATCTTCGGCGCATTAAGAATAGTGAAATCCATCATCATTATCTTGGCCATAATATTCAGAATGAGTTAATTTCCCTTCTTGGTCGCACTGTTAAATATTCTCTGTTGAGGATAATTAAGGATGCAAGGTATTTCTCTGTCATCTTGGACTGTACACCTGACGTGAGCCATCAAGAACAAATGACTCTAATTGTGAGGTGCGTAAACATGTCAAGTACTACTACAAAAATAGAGGAGTTTTTTCTGGAGTTCTTGAAGGTGGATGATACATCCGGACTTGGACTTTATAATGTGTTAATAGATTCACTTAAATCTGTTGGTTTGGATGTTAAAGATGTTCGTGGACAAGGGTATGACAATGGTTCGAACATGAAGGGAAAACACCAAGGGGTACAGAGCAGActacttgaaactaatccaagagCATTATTCATGCCATGCGCTTGTCATAGCCTGAACCTTACTCTTAGTGATATGGCAAAATCTTGCGGTAAAGCTGTTACCTTCTTTGGTGTTGTGCAAAGAATTTATATATTGTTTTCAAGCTCTACTAAAAGATGGCAGCTATTGCTTGATCATGTTCCAAAAATGACAGTTAAGTCTTTGTGTAACACTCGATGGGAGAGTCGAATAAAGAGTGTTCAGGCTATCAGATATCAAGCACCCGAGTTAAGAAAAGCATTACTGGAATTGAAGAGAACTTCTACCGATGACGCCAAGACTAAGAGCGACGCAAAATCTTTGGCTAGCGCacttgagaaatttgaatttttacTTGGCATGGTCATTTGGCATGACATTTTGTTCACTGTAAACATGGTGAGTAAGAAGTTGCAGTCTAAGTTTGTGTGCATTGATGTTACTCTTAAACAGATTGAAGGTGCCATCTCATATTTTAAGAAGTACAGAAATGACGGCTTTGCAACTAGTCTGGATATTGCGAGATCTATTGCAATTGACATGGGTGTACAACCTTTGTTTCCTGTCAAGAGACGTATTACTAGAAAAAGACAGTTTGATGAAATTAGTGGCAATGACGAAAATAACCAGAATGAAGAAACGCAAGCAAGTGAGGTGGAATCATTTAGAGTTAAATACTTTTTGGTGATGATTGATGTTGCAATTGCTTCCCTAACTACTAGATTTGAGGAACTGAAGACATTTGGGAGCATATTTGGTTTCTTGTTCAACTCGAAAGAGTTGAAGTCCTTGGGTGATAATGATCTAAGAAGATGTTGCACTAATTTTGTCAACAAATTCACTCATGGTAAGTCAGCAGATGTCGATCTAGATGATTTCGTTTCTGAACTAAAAGTACTGCAGATGACATTGCCAAACACATTCATGTCAGCGGATCAGATATTTGAGTTTGTTAGAGATGCGGATTGTTATCTAAATGTCTCAATTGCTTATCGTATCCTTTTGACCGTACCTGTGACTGTTGCATCAGCTGAAAGGAGTTTCTCAAAATTGAAACTATTGAAAAATTATTTGAGGTCAACGATGTCTCAAGAAAGATTGAATGGATTGGCCATGTGCTGCATTGAGAAGAATATGCTGGATAGTATTGATCTTGACACTCTCATTGATGATTTTGCGTCAAAAAATGCACGAAAGTCTCGTTTCACATGA